A region of Actinomycetota bacterium DNA encodes the following proteins:
- a CDS encoding polyphenol oxidase family protein, with product VVSRAPVPDADALLTTVPGVPLMMFFADCVPVVIVASGPVRTVAIAHAGWRGAASGIAGKTAAAAAAEAGCAPGDLLAFVGPRIGPCHYEVGPDTLSYFAHPSATMRAAPGRLDLGAVVCEDLANVGIQPGSIAVTDACTAEMTDRFYSYRAEGETGRHAAIAVLLTPKP from the coding sequence GTCGTCAGCAGGGCGCCGGTTCCTGACGCGGACGCCCTGCTGACGACCGTGCCCGGCGTGCCGCTCATGATGTTCTTCGCGGACTGCGTGCCGGTTGTGATTGTGGCGTCCGGCCCGGTCCGGACGGTCGCGATCGCCCACGCGGGCTGGCGCGGCGCGGCCTCTGGCATCGCCGGCAAGACCGCCGCCGCCGCCGCCGCAGAGGCCGGCTGCGCGCCCGGCGACCTGCTCGCCTTCGTCGGTCCGCGCATCGGCCCGTGCCACTACGAAGTGGGCCCCGACACCCTCTCGTATTTCGCACATCCCTCTGCTACGATGCGCGCGGCTCCGGGTCGGTTGGACCTCGGAGCCGTGGTGTGCGAGGACCTCGCGAACGTCGGGATCCAGCCCGGATCGATAGCCGTGACGGACGCGTGCACCGCCGAGATGACGGACCGGTTCTACTCGTATCGAGCGGAGGGCGAGACGGGTCGACACGCGGCGATCGCGGTGCTGCTGACCCCGAAACCATGA
- a CDS encoding phosphate ABC transporter substrate-binding protein has protein sequence MNRTALSPSRILAAARALAAAVVLVSAGFVAVGCDISVGRAHELVITGSTTVLPIAEISGKEFEESHPGERVLVSGVGSSAGIEAVSKGTAAIGTSSRDLKDEEKGLGLFDTPVAYDAIVVIVNPANPVTGLTKDQVRAIFKGEITNWSEVGGPDESIGLVNRDEASGTREAFFKIVMKKERFADNAVILPGTGQVRAVVGDAEGAIGYISLGFVTPEVKALAIDGVAPSPATVESGEYPVQRTLHAFTKGTPTGLAKEYLEYLLSTEVQQGTVREAGFLPVRPKDAVR, from the coding sequence ATGAACCGGACCGCGCTGTCCCCCTCCCGCATTCTCGCCGCCGCACGCGCGCTGGCCGCTGCGGTCGTGCTGGTCTCCGCAGGCTTCGTCGCCGTCGGCTGCGACATCTCCGTGGGCCGCGCCCACGAGCTCGTCATCACCGGCTCGACCACAGTGCTCCCGATCGCCGAGATCTCCGGCAAGGAGTTCGAGGAGTCCCACCCCGGAGAGCGCGTGCTGGTCTCGGGCGTCGGCTCGTCGGCAGGCATCGAGGCGGTCTCGAAGGGCACGGCCGCCATCGGAACCTCGTCGCGGGACCTGAAGGACGAGGAGAAGGGCCTCGGCCTCTTCGACACGCCCGTCGCCTACGATGCGATCGTGGTCATCGTGAACCCGGCGAACCCCGTGACCGGACTGACGAAGGACCAGGTGCGCGCCATCTTCAAGGGCGAGATCACCAACTGGTCCGAGGTGGGCGGTCCGGACGAGTCCATCGGGCTCGTGAACCGCGACGAGGCGTCGGGCACGCGGGAGGCGTTCTTCAAGATCGTGATGAAGAAGGAGCGCTTCGCCGACAACGCGGTCATCCTGCCCGGCACCGGCCAGGTGCGCGCGGTCGTCGGCGATGCCGAGGGCGCCATCGGCTACATCTCGCTCGGATTCGTCACACCGGAGGTCAAGGCCCTCGCCATCGACGGTGTCGCGCCGAGCCCCGCCACGGTGGAATCGGGCGAGTACCCCGTCCAGCGCACGCTCCACGCGTTCACGAAGGGCACGCCCACGGGCTTGGCGAAGGAGTACCTCGAGTACCTGCTCTCGACCGAGGTCCAGCAGGGGACGGTCCGCGAGGCGGGCTTCCTGCCGGTGCGGCCGAAGGATGCGGTCCGATGA
- the pstC gene encoding phosphate ABC transporter permease subunit PstC: protein MSRGTYLREGALRTLFFACACVAVAAVALIFLFVGWRGWPVVTDIGLGAFLTGARWASSEKAFGILPLVAGSGAVVLGALALGSPLAVATAVFLSEIASPKVRAVVRPAVELLAGIPSVIYGFFGLVVLRPIVADLTGGLGFGPLTGAVILAVMIVPTIATLTEDALGSLPPGIREASYAMGATTWQTIRRVLLPAAKVGIIDAIVLGMGRAVGETMAVLMVVGNATQFPHGLGEPVSTLTSQIVMDMPYAAGPHRTALFGMAVILFLVSMGLVATVRLMSRLK, encoded by the coding sequence ATGTCGCGCGGCACCTACCTGCGCGAAGGCGCGCTGCGGACCCTCTTCTTCGCATGCGCGTGCGTCGCGGTGGCCGCCGTGGCGCTCATCTTCCTGTTCGTGGGATGGCGGGGGTGGCCGGTGGTGACCGACATCGGTCTCGGCGCGTTCCTCACGGGCGCGCGCTGGGCGTCCTCCGAGAAGGCGTTCGGCATCCTGCCGCTGGTGGCCGGGTCCGGCGCGGTGGTGCTCGGCGCGCTGGCGCTCGGCTCGCCGCTCGCCGTGGCGACGGCGGTGTTCCTCTCCGAGATCGCGAGCCCGAAGGTCCGCGCGGTGGTGCGGCCGGCCGTCGAACTGCTCGCCGGGATCCCCTCGGTCATCTACGGCTTCTTCGGGCTCGTCGTCCTACGCCCGATCGTCGCGGATCTGACGGGCGGGCTCGGGTTCGGGCCGTTGACGGGCGCCGTCATCCTCGCGGTGATGATCGTGCCGACCATCGCGACGCTGACCGAGGACGCGCTCGGCAGCCTGCCACCGGGTATCCGCGAGGCGTCGTACGCGATGGGCGCCACCACGTGGCAGACCATCCGCCGTGTGCTCCTGCCCGCTGCCAAGGTCGGCATCATCGATGCGATCGTTCTCGGCATGGGTCGCGCGGTGGGGGAGACCATGGCGGTGCTCATGGTCGTCGGCAACGCGACCCAGTTCCCCCACGGGCTCGGCGAGCCGGTGTCGACGCTGACGAGCCAGATCGTCATGGACATGCCGTACGCCGCCGGTCCGCACCGCACCGCGCTGTTCGGGATGGCGGTCATACTGTTCCTGGTGTCGATGGGCCTGGTCGCAACAGTCAGGCTCATGTCGAGGTTGAAGTAG
- the pstA gene encoding phosphate ABC transporter permease PstA → MNRNLANRIAVTTLWVSAMTTVAMLVGIIGFVVVNGIGALSLEFIFTWPRGVNMEGGIWPTITNTLYVTALAMLIVTPVGVLAAVYLAEYAVEGRVVRAIRFAADSLASVPSIVMGLFGLALFVEAFHIGFSMISAAMALSFLMLPIVMRATEEAIRAVPRYIRWGSYGLGATKWQTVSKVVLPAAAPRILTGLILATGRAVGETAVVVYTMGQDISQAVWPWQSGRPMTVHLYMLAMEGINLKAAYGTALLLMLLILAFNLTARWIVRRSRRFAE, encoded by the coding sequence ATGAACCGGAACCTCGCCAACAGGATCGCCGTCACGACGCTGTGGGTCTCGGCCATGACGACCGTCGCGATGCTGGTCGGCATCATCGGCTTCGTGGTCGTCAACGGCATCGGCGCACTGTCACTCGAGTTCATCTTCACGTGGCCCAGGGGCGTGAACATGGAGGGCGGCATCTGGCCGACCATCACCAACACGCTCTACGTGACCGCGCTCGCGATGCTGATCGTGACACCGGTCGGCGTGCTCGCGGCCGTCTACCTCGCCGAGTATGCGGTCGAGGGCCGGGTGGTGCGCGCCATCCGGTTCGCAGCGGACTCGCTCGCATCGGTGCCGTCGATCGTCATGGGCCTGTTCGGACTGGCGCTGTTCGTGGAGGCGTTCCACATCGGGTTCTCGATGATCTCAGCGGCGATGGCGCTGTCCTTCCTGATGCTGCCGATCGTCATGCGCGCGACCGAGGAGGCCATCCGCGCCGTGCCGCGCTACATCCGCTGGGGTTCCTACGGCCTCGGCGCGACGAAGTGGCAGACGGTGAGCAAGGTCGTCCTTCCGGCTGCCGCGCCGCGCATCCTCACGGGGCTGATCCTGGCGACCGGCCGCGCGGTCGGTGAGACCGCGGTCGTGGTCTACACGATGGGCCAGGACATCAGCCAGGCCGTGTGGCCGTGGCAGTCCGGCCGGCCGATGACCGTGCACCTGTACATGCTGGCCATGGAGGGCATCAACCTGAAGGCGGCGTACGGCACCGCCCTGCTGCTGATGCTGCTCATCCTCGCCTTCAACCTCACAGCACGCTGGATCGTGCGCCGGAGCAGGAGGTTCGCCGAATGA
- the pstB gene encoding phosphate ABC transporter ATP-binding protein, whose translation MTDTNGPRAKFEVRDLDFHYGAFNALTGITVDIAANAVTAFIGPSGCGKSTFLRCLNRMNDLIPGTKVGGKVLLDGADCYAPGVDPVDLRRRVGMIFQQPNPFPMSIYDNVAYGPRLHGTKAKSDLDDIVRTSLEKANLWREVKDILGRGGLELSGGQQQRLCIARVLAVQPEVMLMDEPCSAIDPTSVQKVEDLMGELQDEVTIVIVTHNMQQAARVSDYTAFFLQERVNEAAELIEFGATSHIFTSPDDKRTEDYITGRFG comes from the coding sequence ATGACCGACACGAACGGGCCGCGCGCGAAGTTCGAGGTCAGGGACCTCGACTTCCACTACGGGGCGTTCAACGCGCTCACCGGGATCACGGTCGACATCGCCGCGAACGCCGTGACGGCGTTCATCGGTCCCTCGGGCTGCGGCAAGTCCACCTTCCTGCGCTGCCTGAACCGCATGAACGACCTCATCCCGGGCACGAAGGTGGGCGGCAAGGTGCTCCTCGACGGCGCCGACTGCTACGCGCCGGGCGTGGACCCGGTCGACCTGCGCCGCCGCGTCGGGATGATATTCCAGCAGCCGAACCCGTTCCCGATGTCGATCTACGACAACGTCGCGTACGGGCCGCGCCTCCACGGGACGAAGGCCAAGTCCGATCTCGACGACATCGTCCGCACCTCGCTCGAGAAGGCGAACCTGTGGCGCGAGGTGAAGGACATCCTCGGGCGGGGCGGGCTCGAACTGTCCGGAGGCCAGCAGCAGCGCCTCTGCATCGCTCGCGTGCTCGCGGTGCAGCCCGAGGTGATGCTGATGGACGAGCCCTGCTCAGCAATCGACCCGACGAGCGTCCAGAAGGTCGAGGACCTGATGGGCGAGTTGCAGGACGAGGTCACCATCGTCATCGTCACGCACAACATGCAGCAGGCGGCCCGCGTGAGCGACTACACCGCATTCTTCCTGCAGGAGCGGGTGAACGAGGCCGCCGAGCTCATCGAGTTCGGCGCCACCTCGCACATCTTCACGAGCCCCGACGACAAGCGGACCGAGGACTACATCACGGGGCGGTTCGGGTAG